The genomic window TTTGGTCTTGATGTAGTTGTCGGTATAAACCCATTGTCATCTGCACCTCGGTGCAACCACAAAGCCTGGACCGGTCCGGCATACTCATCAAATGTATCCATTTCTTCTGTGGCAATTTCATTTAAACAGTTCCCGTTGGGTATCAGCTCATTTTTGGAAGAGTTACTATTCCTGTCCATAGTTTGTCCGCCATCGTGTGGAATCACTCCATTAGCTATGGGTGTTTCGAGAGGTTCTTGTGACGATTGATGGGAACCAGCCAGACTTTCACGGTCCAGTTGATCTTGTAAAGTTAGTGGAGTTGCAGAGGGATGATCTTTACCATAGACATTTTGTAGTCTGGCGTAACGCTTTGACATTATGTCGTACAGTTCGTCTTTGTGTACATTGCCTTCTAAACGCCGGTACCAAATCATGGCCAGAATCATGAAGAAAAACATCTCCACAATGGTCACTATGCTGTCGATATCTgcagaaagaagaaagcaacATACAAGAGTGTCTGGTTGGTTTGATTGTTTGACTGACAATGATAAAAAGTACTATCATGATCATGGAAAGTAAAGTACCCGGTCAAGAAGcattattatattttgtcaaAAACACTAGATTCTGACAAGCTCTTTGTTAATTTACATTTTTCATGTCGAAGGCACATATAGAAGTGTTCATTAGTTTGCCTCTCAATGTGAAAACCATCATCCCCTTTACACTGACCAAAGGAACCCCCACAATGAGTGCCAAGATTACTTGCCCTCTTTTATCCGCTTATTTTTGACTTGCAAAAAGTAACTTCCCCTCCACATTCCTGTCATTCAGCCAGCAAAGCCATATCCCATTTTACACTGGACAGTTATAATCATTGCAGAGTCTCCATGCAAGTATGTTCTATCTAGTAATAAGTAGTGGACAGATGGCCTTGTGAGGTAACACTTACACATTGCTCGCAATCCAGGAGTAAGCGGccctttgcaaccaatcacaccacCTGCTGCCAGAAAAGTGATTATCAATGTCTGTACGTTGGTAATAACGAGTGCCATCTGGACAGTGAAGAACTTTGGTCGTAGCTTGAAGTCTTTGAGAGGATCTCTTGAAGTCTTGTATAGGATGATTAAACCTTGAAGAGCTGTTATAGTTGATATGGTTGCAAATACTGTAAGCCAGAGGTAAGCACTAGACACTGTAAACTGTGGATATACAAGAGTGGTCAAGAAAGGTCAACATTAAAATGGCATAACGGACACCCGTGATAACGATAGAGTATCATCCCTCACGTCAGAAAAGAAAAGCGAAAGTtatgatgttttgaaaaataattgagGAAAGTTTTATATCTTGAAACATGtaacttttgtttaaaaaatccaCAACGACTCTAGTTTATATGTACCATCGAATGGAAGTTGGTTGCAGAAAGGAAACGCATTATGCTCTCAAAGTCGAACATCTTTGTTTGTAAAACTGCACTTTCACAAATGAATCCAGGATGACCTTCGGTCATGAAAGTAAGAGACCGTGCAGCTCTAATATAATGCGACTTATTGTCATATTTTGGCCTCGGTGCTAGTACG from Amphiura filiformis chromosome 5, Afil_fr2py, whole genome shotgun sequence includes these protein-coding regions:
- the LOC140153051 gene encoding organic solute transporter subunit alpha-like; the encoded protein is MATRNICGNNTFVLRNPTSEQLFAVIVESPASMTIMIMAILLTSLTVLVFIEGEFYICKRIPSRRKVHLSFIMGIYPVFSVTSLLSLLVPRAAIITKFTAQIYMSVALIQFVMLINSYYGGRDKMLKILEGIEIPIASPPCLCCCKCCIPKTTVNEKNITKFVRRTRTAVLQVAIVKPFLWFIATVLWTNGTYRPGDFTVSSAYLWLTVFATISTITALQGLIILYKTSRDPLKDFKLRPKFFTVQMALVITNVQTLIITFLAAGGVIGCKGPLTPGLRAMYIDSIVTIVEMFFFMILAMIWYRRLEGNVHKDELYDIMSKRYARLQNVYGKDHPSATPLTLQDQLDRESLAGSHQSSQEPLETPIANGVIPHDGGQTMDRNSNSSKNELIPNGNCLNEIATEEMDTFDEYAGPVQALWLHRGADDNGFIPTTTSRPKRWSDNEFRINWTVVDEVTDRETDV